Proteins encoded within one genomic window of Pongo pygmaeus isolate AG05252 chromosome 6, NHGRI_mPonPyg2-v2.0_pri, whole genome shotgun sequence:
- the DBF4 gene encoding protein DBF4 homolog A isoform X4, producing MQKQTQVKLRIQTDGDKHGGTSIQLQLKEKKKKGYCECCLQKYEDLETHLLSEQHRNFAQSNQYQVVDDIVSKLVFDFVEYEKDTPKKKRIKYSVGSLSPVSASVLKKTEQKEKVELQHISQKDCREDDITVKEQNFLYKETQETEKKLLFISEPIPHPSNELRGLNEKMSNKCSMLSTAEDDIRQNFTQLPLHKNKQECILDISEHTLSENDVEELRVDHYKCNIQASVHVSDFSTDNSGSQPKQKSDTVLFPAKDLKEKDLHSIFTHNSGLITINSSQEHLTVQAKAPSHTPPEEPNECDIKNMDSFPSGKIHRKVKILGRNRKENLEPNAEFDKRTEFITQEENRICSSPVQSLLDLFQTSEEKSEFLGFTSYTEKSGICNVLDIWEEENSDNLLTAFFSSPSTSTFTGF from the exons ATGCAAAAGCAAACTCAGGTTAAACTAAG AATCCAAACAGATGGTGATAAGCATGGTGGAacctcaattcaactccagttgaaagagaagaagaaaaaaggatatTGTGAATGTTGCTTGCAGAAATATGAAGATCTAGAAACT caCCTTCTAAGTGAGCAACACAGAAACTTTGCACAGAGTAACCAGTATCAAGTTGTTGATGATATTGTATCTAAGTTAGTTTTTGACTTTGTGGAATATGAAAAGGACACACctaaaaagaaaag aataaaatacagtgTTGGATCCCTTTCTCCTGTTTCTGCAAGTGTCCTGAAAAAGACTGAACAAAAGGAAAAAGTGGAATTGCAACATATTTCTCAGAAAGATTGCCGGGAAGATGATATAACAGTGAAGGAGCAGAATTTCCTGTATAAAGAGACCCAGGAAACTGAAAAAAAGCTCCTGTTTATTTCAGAGCCCATCCCCCACCCATCAAATGAATTGAGAGGGCTTAATGAGAAAATGAGTAATAAATGTTCCATGTTAAGTACAGCTGAAGATGACATAAGACAGAATTTTACACAGCTACCTCTacataaaaacaaacaggaaTGCATTCTTGACATTTCCGAACACACATTAAGTGAAAATGACGTAGAAGAACTAAGGGTAGATCACTATAAATGTAACATACAGGCATCTGTACATGTTTCTGATTTCAGTACAGATAATAGTGGATCGCAACCAAAACAGAAGTCAGATACTGTGCTTTTTCCAGCAAAGGATCTCAAGGAAAAGGACCTTCATTCAATATTTACTCATAATTCTGGTCTGATAACAATAAACAGTTCACAAGAGCACCTAACTGTTCAGGCAAAGGCTCCATCCCATACTCCTCCTGAGGAACCCAATGAATGTGACATCAAGAATATGGATAGTTTTCCTTCTGGTAAAATACATCGAAAAGTGAAAATATTAGGacgaaatagaaaagaaaatctggaaCCAAATGCTGAATTTGATAAAAGAACTGAATTTATTAcacaagaagaaaacagaatttgtaGTTCACCGGTACAGTCTTTACTAGACTTGTTTCAGACTAGTGAAGAGAAATCAGAATTTTTGGGTTTCACAAGCTACACAGAAAAGAGTGGTATATGCAATGTTTTAGATATTTGGGAAGAGGAAAATTCAGATAATCTGTTAACAGCATTTTTCTCGTCCCCTTCAACTTCTACATTTACTggcttttag
- the DBF4 gene encoding protein DBF4 homolog A isoform X3, which yields MSQIYRPFYLQLTNMPFINYSIQKPCSPFDVDKPSSMQKQTQVKLRIQTDGDKHGGTSIQLQLKEKKKKGYCECCLQKYEDLETHLLSEQHRNFAQSNQYQVVDDIVSKLVFDFVEYEKDTPKKKRIKYSVGSLSPVSASVLKKTEQKEKVELQHISQKDCREDDITVKEQNFLYKETQETEKKLLFISEPIPHPSNELRGLNEKMSNKCSMLSTAEDDIRQNFTQLPLHKNKQECILDISEHTLSENDVEELRVDHYKCNIQASVHVSDFSTDNSGSQPKQKSDTVLFPAKDLKEKDLHSIFTHNSGLITINSSQEHLTVQAKAPSHTPPEEPNECDIKNMDSFPSGKIHRKVKILGRNRKENLEPNAEFDKRTEFITQEENRICSSPVQSLLDLFQTSEEKSEFLGFTSYTEKSGICNVLDIWEEENSDNLLTAFFSSPSTSTFTGF from the exons ATGAGCCA aattTATAGGCCATTTTATCTTCAGCTGACCAATATGccttttataaattattctattcaGAAGCCCTGCAGTCCATTTGATGTAGACAAGCCATCTAGTATGCAAAAGCAAACTCAGGTTAAACTAAG AATCCAAACAGATGGTGATAAGCATGGTGGAacctcaattcaactccagttgaaagagaagaagaaaaaaggatatTGTGAATGTTGCTTGCAGAAATATGAAGATCTAGAAACT caCCTTCTAAGTGAGCAACACAGAAACTTTGCACAGAGTAACCAGTATCAAGTTGTTGATGATATTGTATCTAAGTTAGTTTTTGACTTTGTGGAATATGAAAAGGACACACctaaaaagaaaag aataaaatacagtgTTGGATCCCTTTCTCCTGTTTCTGCAAGTGTCCTGAAAAAGACTGAACAAAAGGAAAAAGTGGAATTGCAACATATTTCTCAGAAAGATTGCCGGGAAGATGATATAACAGTGAAGGAGCAGAATTTCCTGTATAAAGAGACCCAGGAAACTGAAAAAAAGCTCCTGTTTATTTCAGAGCCCATCCCCCACCCATCAAATGAATTGAGAGGGCTTAATGAGAAAATGAGTAATAAATGTTCCATGTTAAGTACAGCTGAAGATGACATAAGACAGAATTTTACACAGCTACCTCTacataaaaacaaacaggaaTGCATTCTTGACATTTCCGAACACACATTAAGTGAAAATGACGTAGAAGAACTAAGGGTAGATCACTATAAATGTAACATACAGGCATCTGTACATGTTTCTGATTTCAGTACAGATAATAGTGGATCGCAACCAAAACAGAAGTCAGATACTGTGCTTTTTCCAGCAAAGGATCTCAAGGAAAAGGACCTTCATTCAATATTTACTCATAATTCTGGTCTGATAACAATAAACAGTTCACAAGAGCACCTAACTGTTCAGGCAAAGGCTCCATCCCATACTCCTCCTGAGGAACCCAATGAATGTGACATCAAGAATATGGATAGTTTTCCTTCTGGTAAAATACATCGAAAAGTGAAAATATTAGGacgaaatagaaaagaaaatctggaaCCAAATGCTGAATTTGATAAAAGAACTGAATTTATTAcacaagaagaaaacagaatttgtaGTTCACCGGTACAGTCTTTACTAGACTTGTTTCAGACTAGTGAAGAGAAATCAGAATTTTTGGGTTTCACAAGCTACACAGAAAAGAGTGGTATATGCAATGTTTTAGATATTTGGGAAGAGGAAAATTCAGATAATCTGTTAACAGCATTTTTCTCGTCCCCTTCAACTTCTACATTTACTggcttttag